One Sphingopyxis macrogoltabida genomic region harbors:
- a CDS encoding MFS transporter produces the protein MVPMSGEGAGAAAPGELGGKRDRLGLGVSGLYLALYLHYGFFAFLPLWLKSTGASPEEIGILLAIPLVLRLLTVAPFSAFVGRRGWVRSAIAYTSLASAAIVLLLLGEPDHAGRVVIVIFFSIVWDQIPVLTDAYAVMAVRSRSLDFGRLRVWGSIAVVASNAAAGWAIGVFGIKMLPLMVATLLLAPALVAFALPADRKLAGESEEQGGRWRDLIGDRGLILAMVAASLIMGSHGVLTSFGAIQWTAQGISTTTVGLLQALAVAAEILAFWFGARLLGPRDPRLLICAGAIAGALRWAIMATSPGLPVLIAAQLLNGITATGTILGIMLVIATRVPMHLSATAQGMNAVLLGVVLALATAGSGRLWSHGLDVAYLAMAVLALLGALCAWPGRIGATGRIDTDELSATGAE, from the coding sequence ATGGTTCCGATGAGTGGTGAGGGGGCGGGCGCCGCCGCGCCGGGCGAGCTCGGCGGCAAGCGCGATCGTCTGGGCCTGGGGGTCTCGGGGCTCTATCTGGCGCTCTATCTTCACTACGGCTTTTTCGCTTTCCTGCCGTTGTGGCTCAAATCGACCGGGGCATCGCCGGAAGAAATCGGAATATTGTTGGCGATCCCGCTGGTGTTGCGGCTGCTGACCGTCGCCCCCTTTTCGGCGTTCGTCGGGCGGCGCGGCTGGGTGCGGAGCGCGATCGCCTATACCTCGCTCGCCTCGGCGGCGATCGTGCTGCTGTTGCTCGGCGAGCCCGATCATGCCGGGCGCGTCGTGATCGTGATCTTCTTTTCGATCGTGTGGGACCAGATCCCGGTGCTCACCGACGCCTATGCGGTGATGGCGGTGCGCAGCCGTTCGCTCGATTTCGGGCGGTTGCGCGTCTGGGGATCGATCGCGGTGGTCGCGTCGAACGCGGCGGCGGGCTGGGCGATAGGGGTCTTCGGCATCAAGATGCTGCCGTTGATGGTTGCGACGCTGTTGCTCGCGCCGGCCCTGGTCGCCTTTGCCTTGCCCGCCGACCGCAAGCTCGCCGGGGAAAGCGAGGAGCAGGGCGGACGCTGGCGCGACCTGATCGGCGATCGCGGCCTGATCCTCGCGATGGTCGCCGCATCGCTGATCATGGGCAGCCACGGCGTCCTGACCAGTTTCGGGGCGATCCAGTGGACCGCTCAGGGCATTTCGACGACGACCGTCGGTCTGCTGCAGGCTTTGGCGGTCGCGGCGGAGATATTGGCCTTCTGGTTCGGCGCCAGGCTGCTCGGACCGCGCGATCCGCGGCTGCTGATCTGCGCCGGGGCGATCGCGGGGGCGCTGCGCTGGGCGATCATGGCGACCAGCCCCGGCCTGCCCGTGCTGATCGCGGCGCAATTGCTCAACGGCATTACTGCAACCGGCACCATCCTCGGTATCATGCTGGTGATCGCGACGCGCGTGCCGATGCATCTCAGCGCGACGGCGCAGGGGATGAACGCCGTGCTGCTCGGCGTTGTGCTCGCGCTCGCGACGGCGGGGTCGGGGCGGCTTTGGTCGCACGGACTGGACGTGGCTTATCTCGCGATGGCGGTACTCGCACTGCTCGGCGCGCTTTGTGCCTGGCCGGGGCGTATCGGAGCGACAGGCAGGATCGACACGGACGAATTGTCCGCAACTGGAGCCGAATGA
- a CDS encoding alpha/beta hydrolase, which translates to MRDMQSWPLPETLSPEGRAAVAALAAQKMPDPVPPIAEVRKLIDMMQAGMGAPLEKRYEVRIENRAIAGVPVRIVYPKGVTELGTGPVLLNLHGGGFAVDSGSLTETIPIAARSGIPVVAVLYRLSPENPYPAALDDALAVYRALEKERTAKRIAVFGTSAGAALSGQLVAKLASLGRPMPAALGYFSGNADLSKRGDSESWMPGPPFDWVADYVGKKPVTDPVLSPIHGDVSGFPPTLLLSSTRDFLLSPTAIFARRLTGKGVDARLVVFDGLPHAFWGYMDIPETDEANELIARFLKDKLAAAGK; encoded by the coding sequence ATGCGCGATATGCAGAGCTGGCCGCTGCCCGAAACGCTCAGCCCGGAAGGGCGGGCGGCCGTGGCGGCGCTGGCGGCACAGAAGATGCCCGACCCGGTGCCGCCGATTGCCGAGGTCCGCAAGCTCATCGACATGATGCAGGCGGGCATGGGCGCGCCGCTCGAAAAGCGATACGAAGTGCGGATCGAAAACAGGGCAATCGCTGGTGTGCCGGTGCGCATCGTCTATCCCAAGGGGGTGACCGAGCTCGGCACGGGGCCGGTCCTGCTCAACCTTCACGGCGGCGGGTTCGCGGTCGATTCGGGGTCGCTGACCGAGACGATCCCGATTGCCGCGCGCAGCGGGATTCCGGTCGTGGCGGTGCTGTATCGCCTGTCGCCCGAAAACCCTTATCCTGCGGCGCTCGACGATGCGCTGGCGGTCTATCGGGCGCTGGAGAAGGAGAGGACGGCGAAGCGGATCGCGGTGTTCGGAACCTCGGCGGGCGCGGCGCTGTCGGGGCAACTGGTCGCGAAGCTCGCCAGCCTGGGGCGGCCGATGCCCGCTGCGCTCGGCTATTTTTCGGGCAATGCCGACCTGTCGAAACGCGGCGATTCGGAATCGTGGATGCCGGGACCGCCGTTCGACTGGGTCGCCGACTATGTGGGCAAGAAGCCGGTGACCGATCCGGTCCTTTCGCCAATCCACGGCGATGTTTCGGGCTTCCCGCCGACGCTGTTGCTCAGCAGCACGCGCGATTTCCTGCTCAGCCCGACCGCGATTTTCGCGCGAAGGCTGACCGGGAAGGGCGTCGATGCGCGGCTCGTCGTCTTCGACGGGCTGCCGCACGCTTTCTGGGGCTATATGGACATTCCTGAGACCGACGAGGCGAACGAGCTGATCGCGCGCTTCCTGAAGGACAAGCTCGCCGCTGCCGGGAAATGA
- a CDS encoding long-chain fatty acid--CoA ligase, with protein MLAGLMQDAPLLISAILTHAARAHGGREIVSKLVGEPLWRYDWAGCEQRSRQAAQMLGRLGIESGDRVSSLAWNTHRHLELFYAVPGIGAVLHTANPRLSDEQIAFTINHAGSRVLFFEANLAELVDRLKPLLPAIEEYVLLADPYEQLIAAEDGVFDWPRFDENAAAFLCYTSGTTGDPKGVLYSHRSIVLHGMAAGLSSAFGFSAFDTIMPCSSMYHATAWGLPFTAAINGCKLVLPCDRMDGASLAELIAGEGVTFSGGVPTIWTMYLSHLENSGQGVGDLKRLVIGGSAVPRAMAETFREKYGVTVLQIWGMTETNPLGVISTPTPLLMAEGEDYATETILTRQGRMQFGIELRIVDDDGTPLAWDGEQAGKLQVRGPWVVDHYYPDLPAADSDGWFDTGDIGTIDRFGFLRLTDRAKDVIKSGGEWISSIDLENAAVGCPGVRIAAVIGVYHPKWEERPLLVIEAHEGETVTAEALRAHLETRVVRWWMPDDILFARVPLTATGKIDKKALRDTYRDHLAAAG; from the coding sequence ATGCTGGCCGGCTTGATGCAGGACGCCCCCCTGCTGATCAGTGCGATCCTGACCCATGCGGCACGGGCGCATGGCGGGCGCGAAATCGTCTCGAAGCTCGTCGGCGAACCGTTGTGGCGCTATGATTGGGCGGGCTGCGAGCAGCGCTCGCGGCAGGCCGCACAGATGCTCGGCAGGCTCGGGATCGAAAGCGGCGACCGGGTGTCGTCGCTGGCCTGGAACACGCACCGGCATCTCGAACTTTTCTATGCCGTTCCCGGCATCGGTGCGGTCCTCCACACCGCCAACCCGCGGCTCAGCGACGAACAGATCGCCTTCACGATCAACCATGCCGGCAGCCGCGTCCTCTTCTTCGAGGCCAATCTCGCCGAGCTCGTCGACCGCCTCAAGCCGCTGCTTCCCGCGATTGAAGAATATGTCCTGCTCGCCGACCCCTATGAGCAATTGATCGCTGCCGAGGACGGCGTTTTCGACTGGCCGCGGTTCGACGAAAATGCCGCAGCCTTCCTCTGCTATACCTCGGGCACGACGGGCGATCCCAAGGGCGTGCTCTACAGCCACCGTTCGATCGTGCTGCACGGCATGGCGGCGGGGCTCAGCAGCGCCTTCGGATTCAGCGCTTTCGACACGATCATGCCCTGCTCATCGATGTATCATGCGACGGCGTGGGGCCTGCCCTTCACCGCCGCGATCAACGGCTGCAAGCTGGTCCTGCCGTGCGACAGGATGGACGGCGCGAGCCTTGCCGAGCTGATCGCGGGCGAGGGCGTGACCTTCTCGGGCGGCGTCCCGACGATCTGGACGATGTATCTGTCGCATCTCGAGAACAGCGGCCAGGGTGTCGGCGACCTGAAACGCCTTGTCATAGGCGGCTCGGCCGTGCCGCGCGCGATGGCCGAAACCTTTCGCGAAAAATATGGCGTCACCGTCCTCCAGATCTGGGGGATGACCGAAACCAATCCGCTCGGCGTGATCTCGACCCCGACCCCGCTGCTGATGGCGGAGGGCGAGGATTATGCGACCGAAACGATCCTGACGCGGCAGGGGCGGATGCAGTTCGGCATCGAGCTGCGCATCGTCGACGACGACGGCACGCCGCTCGCGTGGGATGGCGAGCAGGCGGGCAAGCTGCAGGTGCGCGGGCCGTGGGTCGTCGACCATTATTATCCCGACCTGCCCGCCGCCGACAGCGACGGCTGGTTCGACACCGGCGATATCGGCACGATCGACCGCTTCGGTTTCCTGCGCCTGACCGACCGCGCGAAGGATGTGATCAAGTCGGGCGGCGAGTGGATCAGTTCGATCGACCTCGAAAATGCCGCGGTCGGCTGCCCCGGCGTCCGCATCGCCGCCGTCATCGGCGTCTATCATCCGAAGTGGGAGGAACGCCCGCTGCTGGTCATCGAGGCCCACGAAGGCGAAACGGTCACCGCCGAGGCCCTTCGCGCGCATCTCGAAACCCGCGTCGTGCGCTGGTGGATGCCCGACGATATCCTCTTCGCGCGCGTCCCGCTCACCGCCACCGGCAAGATCGACAAGAAGGCGCTCCGCGATACCTATCGCGATCATCTCGCCGCGGCCGGCTGA
- the treF gene encoding alpha,alpha-trehalase TreF gives MGAEPSPADLYGPLLAKVQERAILPDGKTFVDALPRRPVADIMHDFAALAPGDAALRAFIAANFDLPAQTTGASPAVLPLRAHIRALWKELARAPEQAAGGSALAVQHRHVVPGGRFREIYYWDSFFTMLGLVRDSELELANGIVDAMTDLIETHGHIPNGTRTYYLGRSQPPLFHMMVELLGDRQSMVAARRLSAMKREHAWWMAGADNLDPGSSNARVVRLADGDLLNRYWDPRDTPRDESWREDVATAAASGRPVGEVYRDLRAGAESGWDFSSRWLDGDALPSIRTTAIAPVDLNAFLFGLESAIAASNDSDAGHYARLAEERRAAMNRHLWHAEGGYFADVDVERARLRPPLTAAALAPLLVGVATQEQADSTAAAVAERLLARGGLHTTLAATGQQWDRPNGWAPLQWIAVAGLKRYGHDALARDIAGRWVDTVGTTFARTGLLFEKYDLEQAGVGGGGEYATQTGFGWTNGVTADFIDRYDLSPPTE, from the coding sequence ATGGGCGCCGAACCGAGCCCCGCCGACCTCTACGGACCGCTCCTCGCCAAGGTGCAGGAGCGCGCGATCCTGCCCGACGGCAAGACCTTCGTCGATGCCCTGCCGCGGCGTCCGGTCGCCGACATCATGCATGACTTCGCGGCGCTGGCCCCGGGCGACGCGGCGCTACGCGCCTTCATCGCGGCAAACTTCGACCTCCCCGCGCAGACGACCGGCGCCAGCCCCGCCGTGCTGCCGCTCCGCGCGCATATCCGCGCGCTGTGGAAGGAACTCGCGCGCGCCCCCGAACAGGCCGCCGGCGGATCGGCGCTCGCCGTCCAGCACCGCCATGTCGTGCCGGGCGGCCGCTTTCGCGAAATCTATTATTGGGACAGCTTCTTCACGATGCTGGGCCTCGTCCGCGATAGCGAACTGGAACTCGCCAACGGCATCGTCGACGCGATGACCGACCTGATCGAGACGCATGGCCATATCCCGAACGGCACGCGCACTTATTATCTCGGCCGCTCGCAGCCGCCGCTCTTCCACATGATGGTTGAATTGCTCGGTGACCGGCAAAGCATGGTGGCAGCCCGCCGCCTTTCGGCAATGAAGCGCGAGCATGCGTGGTGGATGGCAGGCGCCGACAATCTCGACCCCGGCAGCAGCAACGCGCGCGTTGTCCGGCTCGCCGACGGCGACCTCCTCAACCGCTATTGGGACCCGCGCGATACCCCGCGCGACGAAAGCTGGCGCGAGGATGTCGCGACCGCCGCCGCGAGCGGGCGCCCGGTGGGCGAGGTTTATCGCGACCTGCGCGCCGGCGCCGAAAGCGGCTGGGATTTCTCGTCGCGCTGGCTGGACGGCGATGCCCTGCCGTCGATCCGCACGACGGCGATCGCCCCGGTCGACCTAAACGCCTTCCTGTTCGGGCTGGAGTCGGCGATCGCAGCGAGCAACGATAGCGACGCGGGACATTACGCCCGGTTGGCAGAAGAACGACGCGCCGCGATGAACCGCCATCTCTGGCACGCCGAAGGCGGCTATTTCGCCGATGTCGACGTCGAACGGGCCCGCCTGCGTCCGCCGCTCACCGCCGCCGCGCTGGCGCCCTTGCTGGTCGGCGTGGCGACGCAGGAACAGGCCGACAGCACCGCCGCGGCAGTCGCCGAACGGCTGCTTGCACGCGGCGGCCTGCACACGACGCTCGCCGCAACAGGCCAGCAGTGGGACCGGCCGAACGGCTGGGCGCCGTTGCAATGGATCGCGGTCGCGGGTTTAAAGCGCTACGGGCACGACGCGCTGGCGCGCGACATTGCCGGCCGCTGGGTCGATACGGTCGGCACCACCTTCGCCCGCACCGGACTGCTGTTCGAAAAATATGACCTCGAGCAGGCGGGCGTCGGCGGCGGCGGCGAATATGCGACCCAGACCGGGTTTGGCTGGACAAACGGCGTCACCGCCGATTTTATCGACCGCTACGACCTGTCACCACCGACAGAATAG
- a CDS encoding alpha/beta hydrolase — MGKSPAQPPFAPTVSEEARAVMTPLLAAGSAPEMTATLMRNAITRKAVRAAAASHLKPLNKSRAKRFGVDVGKGTVAGVPVKFVRRRESDASPDRRLLINFHGGGFMVDSGSETETIPIAGLTGISVATVMYRMAPEHPFPAAVDDALAVYRNALSQRSPASIGIYGTSAGAVLTGQLLARIKAEGLPMPAAAGFFSGSADLALVSDCEAFLPSIMGTRTGPEVLADYAAGTERTDPLLSPLYGDLTGLPPTLLMTSTRDQLLSQTIRFHLALRKAGVDADLMVYEGMLHAFWAYMECPETEDALAAQAAFFDRHLAR, encoded by the coding sequence ATGGGTAAAAGCCCCGCCCAGCCGCCCTTTGCGCCGACGGTGAGCGAAGAAGCGCGCGCCGTCATGACGCCGCTGCTCGCAGCCGGGTCGGCGCCGGAAATGACCGCGACGCTGATGCGCAATGCGATCACGCGTAAGGCGGTTCGCGCGGCAGCGGCCAGTCACCTGAAGCCGCTGAACAAAAGCCGCGCGAAGCGTTTCGGCGTCGATGTCGGCAAAGGGACGGTGGCGGGGGTTCCCGTGAAGTTCGTGCGGCGCCGGGAAAGCGACGCATCGCCCGACCGGCGGCTGCTGATCAATTTCCACGGCGGCGGTTTCATGGTCGATTCGGGTTCGGAGACCGAAACAATCCCTATCGCCGGACTGACCGGAATATCGGTTGCCACGGTGATGTACCGGATGGCGCCCGAACATCCGTTTCCGGCCGCGGTCGACGATGCGCTCGCAGTCTATCGCAACGCCCTGTCGCAGCGATCGCCGGCATCGATCGGCATCTATGGCACCTCGGCGGGCGCGGTCCTGACCGGCCAGCTCCTCGCGCGGATCAAGGCCGAAGGCCTGCCGATGCCCGCCGCCGCCGGCTTCTTCTCGGGATCGGCCGATCTCGCGCTCGTCAGCGACTGCGAAGCCTTCCTGCCGTCGATCATGGGCACACGGACAGGCCCCGAAGTCCTCGCCGATTATGCCGCAGGGACCGAGCGCACCGACCCGCTGCTCTCGCCGCTTTACGGCGACTTGACCGGCCTTCCCCCGACGCTGCTGATGACCAGCACGCGCGACCAGCTATTGAGCCAAACCATACGCTTCCATCTCGCGCTGCGCAAAGCCGGGGTCGACGCCGATCTGATGGTTTATGAAGGCATGCTGCATGCCTTCTGGGCCTATATGGAATGCCCCGAGACCGAGGATGCGCTCGCGGCGCAGGCGGCTTTCTTCGACAGGCATCTCGCACGCTGA
- a CDS encoding TonB-dependent receptor has product MISMRSAFLIALASGASLLPAAAFAQTETPPADETTTSDDSGLGDIIVTARRREENLQSVPIAVTAFTDEALEQKGVTDRTSLADNTPSLFTISGGYPREFAYFALRGQGPAFGSTPGVVNYFAEVPNSVNVDGRVGTYFDMANIQVLAGPQGTLFGKNATGGNILFEPVKPKDEFEGYVRVQLGNYDDRRIEGALNTPIVPGRVMLRVAGEVGRRDGYTKDVGPFFEGKDYDNLAYESFRFGLTLQPTDDIELYTMLRYYHSDTNGGGTVLGAYNPVAGYDATALGLGFLPVAAFYPGVLTAVAEQQARGPRRVSYDLDQFSETKYWQVINQASVQLSDNIKLRNIISYSELRTIYGYDYDAMPFPIAGQRGRIPTIAPNFFTEELQLQGTLFDDAVDFSVGGYLDRQSWSDPAGIEEYTFFPIGTLLPTISGFFTQTNKSEAVFGQATVDLGKLSGALTGLSVTGGLRYTWEHSFTAQTIGGPPTVSGSVDSDYPSYTATLDYDVTPGVHVYVTARDAYKSGGVNGPVPVDSEFRTYKPERLSDIEVGLKSQFSLGNVDVRANVAAYRGIYDNIQRTTAEVVETPGGTIPLNVTRSAAKGKIQGVELNLLVMPVQGLTLNGSYSYIDARYTEVADASAGAILNGAPFPYTPKHKFSVGGSYETSLGSAGDLVLAVNYARQTKVSTAQTNASFYNYLPAYGLLNASIGLKDIGGRPLDVSLFANNITNEAKPVGVLDQYAQSSGMVGLTYTEPRMYGVRIGYRFGS; this is encoded by the coding sequence ATGATTTCGATGCGTTCCGCCTTTCTGATCGCGCTCGCGAGCGGCGCGAGCCTGCTGCCCGCCGCCGCCTTTGCTCAGACCGAAACGCCGCCGGCCGACGAGACCACCACCAGCGACGACAGCGGCCTCGGCGACATCATCGTCACCGCCCGTCGCCGCGAGGAAAATCTGCAGAGCGTGCCGATCGCGGTCACGGCCTTCACCGACGAGGCGCTCGAACAAAAGGGCGTCACCGATCGCACCTCGCTCGCCGACAACACCCCCTCGCTGTTCACGATCAGCGGCGGCTATCCCCGCGAATTCGCCTATTTCGCGTTGCGCGGCCAGGGCCCGGCCTTCGGCTCGACCCCCGGCGTGGTCAATTATTTCGCCGAAGTCCCGAACAGCGTGAACGTCGACGGCCGCGTCGGCACCTATTTCGACATGGCCAACATCCAGGTGCTCGCCGGACCGCAGGGCACCCTGTTCGGCAAGAATGCGACGGGCGGCAACATCCTGTTCGAGCCGGTCAAGCCGAAGGACGAATTCGAAGGTTATGTCCGCGTCCAGCTCGGCAATTATGACGACCGCCGGATCGAGGGCGCACTCAACACGCCGATCGTTCCCGGCCGGGTGATGCTGCGCGTCGCCGGCGAAGTCGGCCGCCGCGACGGCTACACCAAGGATGTCGGCCCCTTCTTCGAGGGCAAGGACTATGACAATCTGGCGTATGAAAGCTTCCGTTTCGGCCTGACCTTGCAGCCGACCGACGACATCGAACTTTATACGATGCTGCGCTACTATCATTCGGACACCAATGGCGGCGGCACCGTTCTCGGCGCCTACAACCCCGTCGCGGGTTACGACGCCACGGCACTGGGGCTGGGCTTCCTGCCGGTCGCCGCCTTCTATCCCGGCGTGCTGACCGCGGTCGCCGAACAGCAAGCACGCGGCCCGCGCCGCGTCTCCTATGATCTCGACCAGTTTTCGGAGACGAAATATTGGCAGGTGATCAACCAGGCCTCGGTCCAGCTCAGCGACAATATCAAGCTGCGCAACATCATCAGCTATTCCGAACTGCGCACCATCTACGGCTATGACTATGACGCCATGCCCTTCCCGATCGCCGGGCAGCGCGGGCGCATTCCGACCATCGCGCCCAATTTCTTCACCGAGGAATTGCAGCTTCAGGGCACCTTGTTCGACGACGCGGTCGATTTCTCGGTCGGCGGCTATCTCGACCGGCAGAGCTGGAGCGATCCGGCGGGGATCGAGGAATATACCTTCTTCCCGATCGGGACGCTGCTGCCGACGATCTCGGGCTTCTTTACCCAGACGAACAAGAGCGAGGCGGTGTTCGGGCAGGCGACGGTCGATCTCGGCAAGCTGTCGGGCGCGCTGACCGGGCTCAGCGTCACGGGCGGCCTTCGCTACACATGGGAGCACAGCTTCACCGCGCAGACGATCGGCGGTCCGCCGACGGTCTCGGGTTCGGTCGACAGCGATTATCCGAGCTACACCGCGACGCTCGACTATGATGTGACGCCCGGCGTCCATGTCTATGTCACCGCGCGCGATGCCTACAAGTCGGGCGGCGTCAACGGGCCGGTGCCGGTCGATTCGGAATTCCGCACCTACAAGCCCGAGCGGCTTTCGGACATCGAGGTCGGGCTGAAGTCGCAATTCTCGCTCGGCAATGTCGATGTCCGCGCCAACGTCGCCGCCTATCGCGGCATCTACGACAATATCCAGCGCACGACAGCCGAGGTCGTCGAAACGCCGGGCGGCACGATACCGCTCAATGTCACGCGCAGCGCCGCGAAAGGCAAAATCCAGGGCGTCGAGCTGAACCTGTTGGTCATGCCGGTGCAGGGGCTGACGCTGAACGGCAGCTATTCCTACATCGACGCGCGCTATACCGAGGTCGCCGACGCCAGCGCCGGCGCGATCCTCAATGGCGCGCCCTTCCCTTACACACCGAAGCACAAATTTTCGGTCGGCGGCTCTTACGAGACGTCGCTGGGCAGCGCCGGCGATCTGGTCCTCGCGGTCAACTATGCCCGCCAGACCAAGGTGTCGACCGCACAGACCAACGCGTCCTTCTATAATTACTTGCCGGCCTATGGCCTGCTCAACGCCAGCATCGGGCTCAAGGATATCGGCGGACGGCCGCTCGACGTCAGCTTGTTCGCAAACAACATCACCAACGAGGCGAAGCCGGTCGGGGTGCTCGACCAATATGCCCAGTCGTCGGGCATGGTCGGCCTGACCTATACCGAACCCCGGATGTACGGCGTGCGGATCGGCTACCGTTTCGGAAGCTGA
- a CDS encoding alpha/beta hydrolase has product MSDAGQFGPWVSDEAKARFAAFLEESVTPPNLAAARPFFRDYNQRLLDKAQAGYAVDVAERTIAGVTGYEVVPAGGAADAPVLLCLHGGAFMWGEGPGALLEAVPIAAVAGMRVLAVDYRLAPEHVYPAAVEDVVAVYRALIETVDPARIGIYGCSAGALLTTQAVARFLHDGLPGPGAIGLFHGAPLPFSGDAALAQKLFDPRAGSGAAPKVEELPYFLGADLSDPLVLSAGHPQLLALFPPSLLISATRDFAASAVSVMHRRLLAAGTDTSFVLFDGLWHAHHMDVDLPESVETYAIVADFFRKRLG; this is encoded by the coding sequence ATGAGTGACGCCGGACAATTCGGGCCGTGGGTCAGCGACGAAGCGAAGGCGCGATTTGCCGCCTTTCTAGAAGAGTCGGTGACGCCGCCCAATCTCGCTGCGGCGCGGCCGTTCTTCCGCGACTACAACCAGCGCCTGCTGGACAAAGCGCAGGCGGGATATGCGGTCGATGTCGCCGAACGCACGATTGCCGGCGTCACGGGCTATGAGGTGGTCCCGGCGGGGGGCGCGGCCGATGCCCCGGTGCTGCTCTGCCTCCACGGCGGCGCCTTCATGTGGGGCGAAGGGCCGGGCGCGCTGCTCGAAGCGGTGCCGATTGCGGCGGTCGCCGGGATGCGCGTGCTCGCGGTCGATTATCGCCTCGCGCCCGAACATGTCTATCCGGCGGCGGTCGAGGACGTCGTCGCGGTTTACCGGGCGCTGATCGAAACGGTCGATCCCGCGCGGATCGGCATTTATGGCTGCTCGGCCGGCGCATTGCTGACGACGCAGGCGGTCGCGCGCTTCCTCCACGATGGCCTGCCGGGTCCCGGCGCGATCGGCCTGTTTCACGGCGCGCCGCTCCCCTTCTCGGGCGATGCGGCGCTGGCGCAGAAGCTGTTCGATCCGCGGGCGGGATCGGGCGCGGCGCCGAAAGTCGAGGAACTGCCCTATTTCCTGGGCGCGGACCTGTCCGATCCGCTCGTGCTGTCCGCCGGGCATCCTCAATTGCTCGCGCTGTTCCCGCCGAGCCTGCTGATTTCAGCGACCCGTGATTTTGCCGCGAGCGCCGTGTCGGTCATGCATCGCCGCCTGCTCGCGGCGGGGACCGATACAAGCTTCGTCCTGTTCGACGGGCTGTGGCACGCGCATCATATGGACGTCGACCTGCCCGAATCGGTCGAGACCTATGCGATCGTCGCGGACTTCTTCCGCAAGCGCCTCGGCTAG
- a CDS encoding LacI family DNA-binding transcriptional regulator yields MSRTGKSERPTMEMVATLAGVSKITVSRALRGSDLVRPEVRERIVQVAGQVGYRMNVAARSLRTRETRTIAVVIDQIDPGRQSHTDPLILSIIGGLLETLTPAGYSTLLTTNEHFLSSSAVGADGAVMLGQGEGAHRVTQVSAMNLPMVVWGEPVPGVSVKVVGSDNRMGGKLAAEHLVGRGATRLLFLGDVQHPEIAARLEGFREALASSEARLVGALSCPFTAEGGAEAIRSALDAGTTFDAVFAASDFIAAGACDALSARKLSVPGDVAIVGFDDAPIASVHRPSISSIRQDGAEAGHALAHAVIALIEGDTAAPAHALPVELIARETSR; encoded by the coding sequence ATGAGCAGGACAGGCAAGAGCGAACGCCCGACGATGGAAATGGTCGCGACGCTGGCCGGCGTTTCGAAGATCACCGTGTCGCGCGCCCTGCGCGGCAGCGATCTGGTCCGCCCCGAAGTCCGCGAACGCATCGTCCAGGTCGCAGGCCAGGTCGGTTACCGGATGAATGTCGCGGCCCGCAGCCTGCGCACCCGCGAAACGCGGACGATTGCCGTCGTGATCGACCAGATCGATCCCGGCCGCCAGTCGCACACCGACCCGCTGATCCTGTCGATCATCGGCGGCCTGCTCGAAACGCTGACCCCGGCCGGCTATTCGACCCTGCTGACCACCAACGAGCATTTCCTGTCGTCGAGCGCGGTCGGGGCCGACGGCGCGGTCATGCTCGGCCAGGGCGAGGGCGCGCACCGCGTCACGCAGGTTTCCGCCATGAACCTGCCGATGGTCGTCTGGGGGGAGCCCGTCCCCGGCGTCAGCGTCAAGGTCGTGGGCAGCGACAATCGCATGGGCGGCAAGCTCGCCGCCGAGCATCTGGTCGGCCGCGGCGCAACGCGCCTGCTGTTCCTCGGCGACGTCCAGCATCCCGAAATCGCCGCCCGCCTCGAAGGGTTTCGCGAAGCGCTGGCCTCGAGCGAGGCGCGCCTCGTCGGGGCGCTTTCCTGCCCGTTCACCGCCGAGGGCGGCGCCGAGGCGATCCGCAGCGCGCTCGATGCCGGAACGACGTTCGACGCGGTCTTTGCTGCAAGCGATTTTATCGCTGCCGGCGCGTGCGATGCCCTGTCGGCACGCAAGCTTTCCGTCCCCGGCGACGTCGCGATCGTCGGCTTCGACGATGCGCCGATCGCCAGCGTGCATCGCCCGTCGATCAGTTCGATCCGTCAGGACGGCGCCGAGGCCGGCCACGCGCTGGCCCATGCCGTCATCGCCTTGATCGAAGGCGACACCGCTGCCCCCGCGCACGCGCTCCCGGTCGAACTGATCGCGCGCGAGACGAGCCGCTAG